The following proteins come from a genomic window of Larimichthys crocea isolate SSNF chromosome III, L_crocea_2.0, whole genome shotgun sequence:
- the LOC104929445 gene encoding methylated-DNA--protein-cysteine methyltransferase isoform X2: MSHFVLLQRGKEADTAQTPYGCCEGFIGSEMKKQRESQCTQKTISLLSPLGTIQVSGCENGVHTIQILMDVAPAERSNEAPLSCVVNDSPAETSPELQRCVEWLQAYFSEPQTAGSLPLPAFHHPALQGDAFTSRVLQVLLRDVKFGETVSYKRLAEMAGNPRAVRAVGGAMRRNPVPLLIPCHRVISSSGQSGPYMSGKGDHLKQWLLTHERQRGEG; this comes from the exons atgtcacattttgttttgctgcaaaGGGGAAAAGAAGCGGACACCGCGCAGACACCATATGGTTGCTGTGAAGGCTTCATT GGCAGCGAGATGAAGAAGCAGAGGGAGAGCCAGTGCACTCAGAAGACCATCTCATTGCTGAGCCCCCTGGGGACGATCCAAGTCAGTGGATGTGAGAATGGTGTGCACACCATCCAGATCCTAATGGATGTCGCACCTGCTGAAAG GAGCAACGAGGCCCCCCTGAGCTGTGTGGTCAACGATAGCCCGGCAGAAACGAGCCCCGAGTTGCAGCGCTGCGTTGAATGGCTCCAGGCGTACTTCAGTGAGCCACAGACCGCTGGGAGTCTCCCGCTCCCTGCCTTTCACCACCCCGCCCTGCAAGGAG ACGCGTTCACCAGCCGCGTGCTGCAGGTACTTCTGAGGGATGTGAAGTTTGGAGAGACGGTCTCGTACAAACGCCTCGCTGAGATGGCGGGAAACCCCAGAGCGGTGCGTGCGGTGGGAGGGGCCATGAGGAGGAACCCG GTTCCTCTCCTCATCCCCTGCCACCGAGTCATTTCTAGCAGTGGACAGAGTGGGCCGTACATGAGCGGCAAGGGCGACCATCTCAAACAATGGCTGCTCACCcatgagaggcagagaggggaagGCTAA
- the LOC104929445 gene encoding methylated-DNA--protein-cysteine methyltransferase isoform X1, with translation MSHFVLLQRGKEADTAQTPYGCCEGFIQGSEMKKQRESQCTQKTISLLSPLGTIQVSGCENGVHTIQILMDVAPAERSNEAPLSCVVNDSPAETSPELQRCVEWLQAYFSEPQTAGSLPLPAFHHPALQGDAFTSRVLQVLLRDVKFGETVSYKRLAEMAGNPRAVRAVGGAMRRNPVPLLIPCHRVISSSGQSGPYMSGKGDHLKQWLLTHERQRGEG, from the exons atgtcacattttgttttgctgcaaaGGGGAAAAGAAGCGGACACCGCGCAGACACCATATGGTTGCTGTGAAGGCTTCATT CAGGGCAGCGAGATGAAGAAGCAGAGGGAGAGCCAGTGCACTCAGAAGACCATCTCATTGCTGAGCCCCCTGGGGACGATCCAAGTCAGTGGATGTGAGAATGGTGTGCACACCATCCAGATCCTAATGGATGTCGCACCTGCTGAAAG GAGCAACGAGGCCCCCCTGAGCTGTGTGGTCAACGATAGCCCGGCAGAAACGAGCCCCGAGTTGCAGCGCTGCGTTGAATGGCTCCAGGCGTACTTCAGTGAGCCACAGACCGCTGGGAGTCTCCCGCTCCCTGCCTTTCACCACCCCGCCCTGCAAGGAG ACGCGTTCACCAGCCGCGTGCTGCAGGTACTTCTGAGGGATGTGAAGTTTGGAGAGACGGTCTCGTACAAACGCCTCGCTGAGATGGCGGGAAACCCCAGAGCGGTGCGTGCGGTGGGAGGGGCCATGAGGAGGAACCCG GTTCCTCTCCTCATCCCCTGCCACCGAGTCATTTCTAGCAGTGGACAGAGTGGGCCGTACATGAGCGGCAAGGGCGACCATCTCAAACAATGGCTGCTCACCcatgagaggcagagaggggaagGCTAA